The sequence below is a genomic window from Natronorubrum halophilum.
CGGGTTCGATTTTCACCCGAATTGACGGGGTGGCTTCCCCCAGCCCCTCATAAAGCACGTGCCGGCGATCGCAGGCGAGCCCGTTATTTCGTTCGAGCACCTACCGTATTCGAATAGCCAACCGACCAGCGACACGTCGATCAGCCCCGGTGCTGATCCACTCCCGACGCACCCATGAACACAACAGCGTCACCGAAGACACCACTGCCAGTACCGCCCAACAACCGCTTAGCGGGGCGTTCGCGCCGCGCCCGCACCGAACCGATGTCGGTGTTGCCCCTCGGCGACGGCCTCTACGAGGTCGAGTCGGCCAGCGGGCACACCTATCTCGTCGATCTCGAGGGCGGACGGTGTACCTGCCCGGACCACGTCTTCCGCGAGGCTCGGTGCAAGCACATCCGCCGGATCGCGATCGAAATCACCGAGGGACGAACGCCGCCGCCGGGCGAGATCGCCGTCTCCTGCGAGGAGTGTGGCGAGACGATCTTCGTCGACGAAGACGACAACGAGCCCTTCTACTGCGGAGCGCACACGATCTGGCCGGGCGATACCGTTATCGACCGCGAAACGGGCGACCGACTCACCGTCGTCGACGTCTCCGACCTGCGGGCCGACGCCGTCGAGATCGGCGCGGCCGACACCACCGTCGCCGAGTACGCGACGAACGAGCGCTACGATCCCGACGTGCCCGTCGTCGGCGCGGTCTACCCCCACGCCACCGTCGCCACGAACGGCGTCGTCCCCAAGTCGCTGCGGGTCTACGTCTTCCCGCGAACGCGACTCGAGAAAGCGACACGACCTCAGTCCACGCGGTAGTCGAGTCCGAAAGCGCGCGACAACGGACCTCGAGTTGACTCGTACCCTTTTTATTGTTGTTCGTCAACAACTATCATAGCATGTCCTCGAGCATCGACTACGGCCGATTCGACGAGGGACGGGCGGTGAACTACTGGGAACTCGATCGGACGCTCGAGCGGGAGGTTCGGCGGATCTACACCGCCGACGAGTTCGAGTGGGCCGAATCACGACTCTCAGCGTTCGGCGAGTGCGTCGGCCACACCATCGCGGACAACGCCGACTACGTCGACGATCACGGGCCGGAACTCGAGCCCTACGACAAACACGGCGAGATCCAGAATCTGGTTCGGTACCCGGCCGAACAACTCGAGAACGAGCGATTGGCCTACGAGATGGGGATCGTCGCCGATTCCTTCGAGGCCCCGCCCGGCCGCGACGAGCCGATGCCGCTCTCGCACACCCTCGCGATGCAGTACCTGCTGTGTTACGCCGACGCCGGCTTCGACTGTCCGGTCGCGATGACCGCGGGCGCGGCGCTCGTCCTCGAGAAGTTCGACGACGGCACCCTCGGCGAGTACTACGACGCCCTGACGAGTCGGGAGTACGAGGGGCTGATCGAGGGTGCGATGTTTCTCACCGAAAAACAGGGCGGCAGCGACGTCGGCGCGAACGAGACGCGAGCCGAGTGGAACGAGCGAACCGGGTGTTGGCGACTGTACGGCGAGAAGTGGTTCTGTTCGAATATCGACGCCGAGGGCACCCTCGCGCTCGCTCGGACCGAGGACGCGCCCGAGGGAACGGACGGACTCTCGATGTTCCTCGTCCCCCATGCGGACCTCGAGGACGGTCCCGTCACGAAAGGCGACCTGCTCGAGGACGGGGCGCTCGAACCCGACGCGGTGAACGACCAGCTGTACCGGCGGCTGAAGGACAAACTCGGTACCATCGCCGTTCCCACCGGCGAGGTCGAGTTCACCGGCGCGAACGCGCACCTCGTCGGCGAGGAAGAACGCGGGTTCAGGCAGATGACCGAAATGCTCAACCTCGAGCGACTCTCGAACGCCGCGGCCTCCTGTGGAATTATGGGCCGAGTGCTGCTCGAGAGCAAGATCTACGCCGCGAACCGCGAGGCCTTCGGCGAGACGATCGATCAGTACCCGTTGATGCGTGCGGACCTGGTCGATATGGCAGTCGATCACGAGGCCGCGACGGCGTTTACCTTCGAAGCGGCGCGGCTGTTTGCCGAGCGCGAGCGGGCGGAACGTCGCTCCGCGGGAACGGCGAGCGCGGCTGACGACGACGCCTACCGCCTGATGCGGCTCCTGATCCCGATCGCCAAGGCCCGAACGGCGCGGATGGCCGTCGACACCGCCTCCTACGGCATGGAGATCCACGGCGGCAACGGCTACGTGAACGACTTCGTCACCAACCGCATGCTCCGGGACGCGCAGGTGCTCCCGATCTGGGAGGGGACGGAAAACGTCCTCTCGCTGGACGTCCTCCGAGCGCTCGAGCGGGAGGACGCCCACGAGCCGTTGCTCGAGACCATCGAGGAACGCCTCGAGACGGTGTCGCATCCGGCGCTCGAGGACGCCGCCGAGACGGTCGCGTCGGAGTACCGCGACCTCGCGGGTGCGCTCGCGACGCTGGCCGCCGAAGACGGCGAGTACGCA
It includes:
- a CDS encoding SWIM zinc finger family protein, whose amino-acid sequence is MNTTASPKTPLPVPPNNRLAGRSRRARTEPMSVLPLGDGLYEVESASGHTYLVDLEGGRCTCPDHVFREARCKHIRRIAIEITEGRTPPPGEIAVSCEECGETIFVDEDDNEPFYCGAHTIWPGDTVIDRETGDRLTVVDVSDLRADAVEIGAADTTVAEYATNERYDPDVPVVGAVYPHATVATNGVVPKSLRVYVFPRTRLEKATRPQSTR
- a CDS encoding acyl-CoA dehydrogenase family protein, with amino-acid sequence MSSSIDYGRFDEGRAVNYWELDRTLEREVRRIYTADEFEWAESRLSAFGECVGHTIADNADYVDDHGPELEPYDKHGEIQNLVRYPAEQLENERLAYEMGIVADSFEAPPGRDEPMPLSHTLAMQYLLCYADAGFDCPVAMTAGAALVLEKFDDGTLGEYYDALTSREYEGLIEGAMFLTEKQGGSDVGANETRAEWNERTGCWRLYGEKWFCSNIDAEGTLALARTEDAPEGTDGLSMFLVPHADLEDGPVTKGDLLEDGALEPDAVNDQLYRRLKDKLGTIAVPTGEVEFTGANAHLVGEEERGFRQMTEMLNLERLSNAAASCGIMGRVLLESKIYAANREAFGETIDQYPLMRADLVDMAVDHEAATAFTFEAARLFAERERAERRSAGTASAADDDAYRLMRLLIPIAKARTARMAVDTASYGMEIHGGNGYVNDFVTNRMLRDAQVLPIWEGTENVLSLDVLRALEREDAHEPLLETIEERLETVSHPALEDAAETVASEYRDLAGALATLAAEDGEYAQLSAKRLAHYVFDVFTAALLLAQAQAELEDGAGRLALVARRFVSNELETDDARGITSGDRFALEAFESIVEYAPADPETLAETVSADD